The following coding sequences are from one Mesotoga infera window:
- the truB gene encoding tRNA pseudouridine(55) synthase TruB, with translation MNDGIVLVDKPVGVTSHDVVNLLRKKLNTKKIGHAGTLDPFASGLLIAGVKKGTRVLEYFLDMDKTYKAELELGRITDTFDNTGKTVEEREVPALSEDEIITVLKSFEGEYLQVPPAYSAKKYNGERLYKLAREGKIINLPPRAVRVYSMTDISCSRERITFTARVSKGTYIRSLVMDIGYKLGCGATATNLRRVSQGRFSVDSAFQIDDVSQISIISLEEAVDFLPGLLLSDSESVNVLLGRQIYAGGVAGILGKFTKDEIIRIVGSDERLIAIARSERTSSFVKTLLTRGSVERVAKLVKVLGA, from the coding sequence TTCTTCGCAAGAAACTGAATACAAAGAAGATAGGCCATGCAGGAACACTTGATCCCTTCGCTAGCGGGCTTCTAATAGCCGGCGTAAAAAAAGGGACGAGAGTACTTGAGTACTTTCTCGATATGGACAAGACATACAAGGCTGAGCTTGAACTGGGACGAATAACAGACACATTTGACAATACGGGAAAGACGGTCGAAGAGAGAGAAGTTCCTGCACTTTCCGAGGATGAGATAATTACTGTCTTGAAGTCTTTTGAAGGAGAGTATCTGCAGGTGCCTCCCGCGTACTCCGCCAAGAAGTACAACGGAGAAAGACTGTACAAGCTTGCAAGGGAGGGAAAGATCATCAACCTTCCGCCAAGAGCGGTGAGAGTTTATTCAATGACGGATATAAGCTGTTCGAGAGAAAGGATCACCTTCACTGCTAGAGTCTCCAAGGGGACCTACATAAGGTCTTTGGTTATGGACATAGGTTATAAGCTCGGCTGTGGAGCGACTGCCACAAACCTCCGTCGGGTCTCGCAAGGAAGGTTTTCGGTCGACAGCGCTTTTCAGATCGACGACGTCTCGCAGATCTCCATTATTTCGCTTGAAGAAGCGGTTGACTTTCTTCCAGGTCTACTCCTTAGCGATTCAGAGAGCGTCAACGTCCTGCTTGGCCGACAGATCTACGCTGGCGGAGTTGCCGGTATCCTGGGAAAGTTTACCAAGGATGAGATAATCCGCATTGTTGGAAGCGACGAGCGCCTTATCGCGATAGCGCGATCCGAACGCACCTCCTCATTCGTAAAGACCCTTCTGACAAGGGGTTCAGTCGAGAGAGTGGCAAAACTCGTGAAGGTTCTTGGTGCCTGA
- the ribF gene encoding riboflavin biosynthesis protein RibF, producing MPDMYAACIGNFDGVHLGHRAIMQKTVDLAEDLGLQSVAISIVYPWGYYFPNFPGIIYPVTHRLELILSSGIEKVMTANMSEIRYLEPEDYISNLIKQGVRVVVVGSDFTFGNGAKGNVRLLKKLSEERDFRVDIVPDAMHDNRRISSSWIREALAKGDIALVNSLLGKNYTIRGVVYKDRQLGSKIGFPTANIYRGDERLVTPRSGVYIVRSQIDSRDYFGLLNVGFRPTINTSEEVKYEVYFFNYSGNLYDRKLELEVLEFIRPELKFESLDKLIEQIRHDEKVSRRWLEIHSNML from the coding sequence GTGCCTGATATGTATGCAGCTTGTATAGGCAACTTCGACGGCGTTCATCTCGGTCACAGGGCAATCATGCAAAAAACTGTTGATCTTGCCGAAGATCTCGGCCTGCAGAGCGTAGCAATTTCGATTGTCTATCCATGGGGATACTACTTCCCAAATTTCCCCGGAATTATTTATCCGGTCACCCACCGTCTCGAGCTGATTCTGTCATCTGGCATCGAAAAGGTAATGACGGCCAACATGTCAGAGATAAGATACCTCGAGCCTGAAGACTACATTTCGAACCTTATAAAGCAGGGTGTGAGAGTCGTTGTCGTCGGAAGCGATTTTACCTTCGGAAACGGCGCAAAAGGAAATGTGAGACTTCTGAAGAAGCTCTCAGAAGAGAGGGATTTCAGGGTGGATATAGTCCCCGATGCAATGCACGACAACAGAAGAATAAGCTCTAGCTGGATCAGGGAGGCTCTCGCCAAAGGCGATATCGCCCTTGTCAACTCTCTTCTCGGGAAAAATTATACTATAAGGGGAGTCGTTTACAAAGACAGACAGCTGGGGTCGAAGATAGGCTTCCCAACCGCAAACATATACAGGGGCGACGAAAGACTTGTAACACCAAGATCGGGAGTTTACATTGTCAGATCCCAGATAGATTCAAGAGATTACTTTGGCCTGCTGAATGTGGGGTTCAGGCCGACTATAAACACATCGGAGGAAGTCAAATACGAAGTGTACTTCTTCAACTATTCCGGAAACCTCTACGACAGAAAGCTCGAACTGGAAGTCCTCGAATTCATAAGGCCGGAGCTTAAATTCGAATCCCTCGACAAACTGATAGAACAGATCAGACATGATGAAAAGGTCTCAAGACGCTGGCTTGAGATCCACTCAAATATGCTCTGA